Part of the Paenibacillus terrae HPL-003 genome is shown below.
AGAAGCTTGCGCGCAATGACAAGCTGAACGAATATATTGTACACAAAGGCAGTGCGGTGTTCGCCTGCTTCCCGGGTGTATCGCAAGGCGGATACATCGGAGATACGTTATTTTAGCAGCAGGCAAGGAAGGGGATTTATATGAATCGGCGCAATAAAAGCTTGGGATGGGTGTTTCTGCTGGTGGCTCTGCTGCTGACTGTAACTCCGTTCATATCCGGCTCCGGGTCGGTCGCTTTTGCACAAACAGATGCCAAAGCTGTTTCCAATGATCAGCTAATGCCTGTGGTGGGTGGCGCATTGGTGGAGGCGGGACAATCCCAATGGGCGGAAGCCTCCAGGGACGTCAAAGAATTCCGTACGCTGTGGGAAGCTGCCAAAACAAACGGCGGTGATACAGCCCATATCGCAGCGGTGGACAAGGCTCTCACGGATGCAGAGCAGGCGCTTGCCAGCGGCGGCGGAGAACCAGCGAAAGCTGCACTATCCGCGCTGGCCCGCTCAGTCAACGAATTTGTGACTGCTGCCGAAGGCGACAAACCCGGCCCGGCTGGAGCCAAAGCAGCGGAAAAGCTGCTCCCCATGGCAAAGGGAAGTCTGGCTGCCATGCAAAAAGGCGACTGGACTGCGGCCCGCGCAGATTATGACCGAATCGTAAAAGCATGGTATCAGGTGGAAACACCGATTCGTTCGGACCATTTTCCGGTATACAGTGCGCTGGAAACTAAAATCAGCCTGATTCGCATTTCCATGCAAGCCGAGCCCATACGACAAGAGCAGGCTCTCAAGGAAATGCAGGAGCTAACGACTTTGTTGTCGGATTACAGTCAAGGCAAACTGGTGAATATGGGTCAAGAAGCTGGTGCAAACAACGCGGCGAATGGCTCAATAGCCTCGCTAAGTGATGCGGTCAAGCTCCTCGAATCCGCACGGCAAGATGCGACAGCCAACCAGCCTGAGCAAGCGGCTGACAAGGTAGGGCAGTTCATCGCCCTGTGGCCTTCGGTGGAAGGACATGTGCAAATTTCCGATCCGGCGTCCTATACGGCGATTGAAAATGAAATGACCGAGACTTCCGGTTATCTGCTGTCTTCTCCACCGAACACGGCCAAAGCCATCCAGACCCTTGATCAGATGCTGGAAAGGCTCCGTCCGTTGACGGAAGAACGTTCCTACACCGCTTGGGACGCCGCGCTGATTTTGCTGCGTGAGGGGCTGGAAGCCATTCTTGTGCTTGCGGCTCTGCTGGCGTATGCCAAAAAAAGCGGCGAAGCTGTGGCTGGTCGCTGGATATGGGCCGGTGCCGGAACGGGGCTGGTGCTAAGCGGAATCCTGGCGGTGCTGTTCACCACACTGGTCGCGGCCGCCGCATCGGGCAGCATGCGTGAGCTGCTGGAGGGTGTGACTGGACTGGTCGCGGTCGTGCTTATGCTGACCGTCGGTAACTGGCTGCATACCAAATCCAATGCTGCCGCGTGGAACCGCTTTGTCGAGAACAGCGTAGACAGCGCGCTGGCGCGTGGTAGCCTGTGGTCGCTGTTCGCCGTTTCTGCGCTCGCGATTCTGCGTGAAGGCGCCGAGACGGCTATCTTTTATATCGGGATGGCCCCGGCCATCGAAACCTCTCAATTGCTGATTGGTATTGGCTCGGCAACTGTCGTGCTGGTTGTGCTGGCATTGGCGATTATCAAGTTTAGCGTACGGTTGCCGATTCGCGCCTTTTTCCTGACGGCCACGGTACTGATTTACTATCTCGTATTCCGGTTTCTGGGCGAAAGCATTCATTCGCTTCAGGTGGCTGGCAAGCTTCCGGGACACACGGCCTCTTCGTTGCCGTCCATTAGCTGGCTGGGCATGTATCCTACTTGGGAAACGTTTGTCCCACAGGTCGCTGTGCTGATCTTCATGGTGTGGCAGCTTGTACGTCAGGAAATGCGCAGCTCCAAGCAACGTTAAAGTCCAAACTGCAACACATATAATATAAAAATAACGAAAAAAAACGTCAAAACGCAGGTCCGATCGCTATCGGCTTCAACGGTTTTGGCGTTTTTTTCGTCACGATAAGCGAGTGCTGACTTTTATGATCAGAAAATATCCTCCAGCAACGGAAGCATACGCTGGTGATGGAGCAAGTCTGTACGGTCACCGTGCTCACGAATCACGTGTACCTCACCGCGAAAATCCAGCAGCTCCGCCGGCGTCGCATGTCCCAAAAAATGCACCGGACTATAGCTTAATCCATAAGCTCCCGCATTCGCAATGACAATATAATCGCCCTCCTGAATCGGAGGAAGCTGCGCTTTTTTCACAAGACAATCCTCGGGTGTACAAAGCGGGCCGACAATACTTACGGTTTCCAGATCCAAGGTTGCTTCTGGCGGAAGCTCCCCTTCCCCACGCATAATTCGCACCGGATAGTTGTCCCTAATCCGGCGTCCTCGAAAGGCGGCCGAGGCATAATGGTTCATACCGCCATCAGCCACAACGAACTTCTCTCCCTTGGATTCCTTCGTATACAACGCCCGACAGACATACATTCCTGCCTGTGCAACCAGATATCTGCCGCTTTCGATGATCAGGGTAACACCTGGCAGACGGGATCGAGTCTGCTCTGCCATTGTGTTCAGTCCGTCGATCACTTGCCCCATATCCAACGGCTGCTCATGAGTAAAATAAGGAACGCCAAACCCCCCGCCCAAATTTACCGTATGCATCGCCACACCATACTGATCCTGTATGCGTTCTGCCAATTGAAGGGTATTCGCGAATGAAGCTAAAATCTGATCCGCTTTCAGCATTTGCGTGCCTGTATACACCTGTATGCCTTGAAAATATACATGCGGGCAATCTTCCAGCACCTTGAAAAAGTGGGCCAACTGCCCCTCGTCCACACCAAAGGGACGAGGAACGCCGCCCATTTTGATCGTCGATCCCGACAAATCGTTATCGGGATTAACACGAACCGCAGCGCGGACAAATAAGCCTGCTTGGGCGGCAATGTCCTCCAGCAGGCGCAGCTCCCGCACCGACTCGACATGAATGCAGCCGATTCCACAGGCTACCGCTTCGCTCAGTTCGGCTACCGTTTTGCCCGGCCCGGCGTACAGCACGTCTTCCGGGGCATAGCCAGCCTCCATCGCGACGAACAATTCTCCGGCTGAAGCGATTTCGACGCCGCAACCTAACGAGCGAAGCAATCCAGCCAAGGCTACGTTTCCATTGGCCTTGAGTGCGTAATGCACACGCACAGCCGGGTGCAGCCGGGTTAGCAGCGAGCTGACATGAGCATGCAGTGCGTCGCCATCGTAATAATAAAATGGCGTCGGATGTTCACCGAAGCGTTCCAGCAAGGCTTCGTCCTTTTTATCCATCTACTGAATCTCCCCCTTCTTCTTTTCCTATTCCGCATAGATCGTCTGGCCTGAACGGGCGGCCTCATGAATAGCTGCCAGCAATCGGACGCGCTCGGCGGCCTCGTGGAACGGAATAGGCTCCGCGACTCCCCGGATGATGTTGCAGAACGTATCCAACTGATTGACGTAATAATTCATGGGCTCGAAAACGGTTTTCATTTTGGAGTCTGTCATTGTATCCTTCGTTATTTCCGTCTTGAGCGTTATTTTATAAAAGCCCAGATTCGCCCGAAAGCAGTCCTGCAAAGTAACTACCGCCGAATCAAAGGTTAATACATGAGCGCAGCGGTATGGCCGCTCGAATGAAAAGAGGGCAGATGCTTCCACTCCCTCCGGATAACGAGCCTGCGCACGAAATGTCCAGTCACAGCCGTTAGGACCGTCGAAATCCGATTGACTGCGGAACTCCGCCTGCTCCAGTCCAACGACTGCCTGAAGAAACTGGAGCCAATACACGCCCAAATCCCAAAAGCATCCCCCGCCCTGCTCCGGTCGGGATCTATAATTCTGCGCATGCCCATTCTTTGCAGGAATGCACAGGCTGGTCGCTATGGAGCGCAAACGACCATAGCGACCGGAATCCACGATATTGCGCAGCTCGCGCTGCCAAGGATGATGCTGCACCATGACTCCTTCCAGCAGGTGAGCGCTGCTCTGCCCGACTGCCGCTTCCAGGGAAGCCAGCTCCGCCGTATTCAGACATAACGGCTTCTCCACAAGCACATGCTTGTGAGCCTGTAATGCTTTACCGATCCACTCGGCATGCAGATCGTTACTCAGCGCAATATACACGGCGTCAATCTCCGGGTCGATCAGCATATCCTCGGCATGCCGATAAACGACACTAACACCGAAACGGTCCGCCAAATCTCCTGCCTTGGCAACGGTCCGGTTCGCAAGCGCGGTTACACGGGCCCCGGTAACGTAACGGATCGGGTCCAGCAGCGCACGAGGAGCAATGGCTGAACAGCCAATAAGGCCAAAGCGGATATCCCGTACCGCAGGCTCTTGCGCGGCTGCGGCGGTATTCATGACCCCTTCTCCAATCCCGTTGAGCTTGCTTGCACCTGGATGTTCCTCACATATGACTCCACATAGCGTGGTGTCTGACTGCGTAGCTCCACGATCCTCTGGTGCATGTCCTCCAAAATCTCAGCGCTGCCACCATAGATTTGCATCCACGTATCGTACCGTATCCCCAGTCCCAGCCGTTCCCACAGATCCGCATTATGCATTTCATGCACACCGAACGGCTCCAGCATAATGAGTGGAGTGGCTGTGGCGAACGAATCTGTCAGACTCCCCCCGCCGGGCTTGCTTACAATGGCCTGGACATGACATGCCTGGTCCAGCATGCCATGGTAATCCGGCCCGGCCTCATACAACGTCTCCTCGCCAATCTTCACCTCACCGAAAGGCGGAAAGGTATGCTCCCCGGCTTCATTCCGCTGCCATGTTCTCCACTGCGGGTCCATTCGGAAATAGCGTATACCGTTCCGCTGTTCATCCGGCTGATCCTGATCATACAGCAGCAAATCCAGCTCCCAGCCCGCCTCTTCCAGCCGTCCGACCTTTTCACGGTACGTGCCCATGCCCCAACCGCCGCCATGTACAAATAAGCGGGATTTCCGGGCCTCAAAGGGAACATGCTCCACAGCCGGGACATCAATATAGTGGCTGACTCTATTTGGGTCATTTTCAAAAAATGTCGTTTCTCCACAACCATCGGCAAAATGCGGATTATGCTTGGCTAGATTTTTCCATGAAGGAGAAGGCGTAGAGTCCATATATACAATGTCCACATGCACCGATCCCGGCTCCCTGCGCTTGCGATACTCCTCCAGCACATACATCCAATGACCGGACAAGCATATAAAATGCTGCCGGTCTTCCTCCATCCATCGGGTCAGCAGCACTTCCATGGCAGCGAGATCAAGCGAATTTCGCATATCCTGCGGAACCTTCTGTGACATTAAGGCTACAGCGAAATTATCATGGTAAGCTTTGCGGCTTTTGTCCACCTTGAGACGGGCCGACTCGGGCAGCACATTTTCAAATACATGAATCGCCGTCTCCACGCCCAGCCTGCGAAGACCCGCTTGCATCAGTAAGCCGGGGGTATAAAAGCCCAAGCCAAAACCGGAGCACAAAATCGTTACCTTCATACTTTGATGCATACTCATGCTCATACGCCTCCCGTTTAATTCAGCACTGTAAAATGATGCTCGGCCAAAAAATGCTCCAGCTTCGTAGTCAGACGCATTTTTTCCTTATCACCCGCGGCAACCAACTCCAAATAAAGACGACCTTTTCCACGTGCCCGCTCACTTCCTGTTGCCCCTTCTTTACCTTGGATATTCGCTACGCCTTCAGGCCCACCAGACACGGAAAGACCGTCACCATTGCTAATCCCGCTAACACGAACCTGCTTGGCAGATGACCTGCCCCCGCGCTCTGTTGTATTTCTGTTTGGCGTGCTTTTATGACCTGCATTCCTGTTTTCGCCATCTCGTCCGCCCGTGTTCACATACAGCGTATTGGCGCCTAGCGGCATGACGCCTTCTTCACTTTCGCCTGTGAACAGCAGTCCTTCACATTCCAGCCCTTCCAGCAATTCTTCATAGGACAAACTGCCGTCATGGGACAGCGAATAATTCGTCAACGTGCCACGCATATTTTTTCTAGCCAAAAAGGTGTCCAATTGGTGCTTGATCAGACTCATGGATTTACGGGCGTTAATTTCGATAATAGGCTCCAGCTTCCCGCCGCGAAGTGTCATCGAGTCAATGCAGACGTCGCCATAATAACCGTCCTGATACAGTTGCTTCCCTACATCCTGCATTAAGCGAAAATAGCCCTCGCGCTCCAGTCGCTCCATAAAAGCCTCATCCGGCGACAACGATTCCCGGTAGGCGAATTGGGTGTTGGCCAGCCACTGCACAGATAGGATATCGACACTTCCGTTATCACCAAT
Proteins encoded:
- a CDS encoding FTR1 family iron permease, producing MNRRNKSLGWVFLLVALLLTVTPFISGSGSVAFAQTDAKAVSNDQLMPVVGGALVEAGQSQWAEASRDVKEFRTLWEAAKTNGGDTAHIAAVDKALTDAEQALASGGGEPAKAALSALARSVNEFVTAAEGDKPGPAGAKAAEKLLPMAKGSLAAMQKGDWTAARADYDRIVKAWYQVETPIRSDHFPVYSALETKISLIRISMQAEPIRQEQALKEMQELTTLLSDYSQGKLVNMGQEAGANNAANGSIASLSDAVKLLESARQDATANQPEQAADKVGQFIALWPSVEGHVQISDPASYTAIENEMTETSGYLLSSPPNTAKAIQTLDQMLERLRPLTEERSYTAWDAALILLREGLEAILVLAALLAYAKKSGEAVAGRWIWAGAGTGLVLSGILAVLFTTLVAAAASGSMRELLEGVTGLVAVVLMLTVGNWLHTKSNAAAWNRFVENSVDSALARGSLWSLFAVSALAILREGAETAIFYIGMAPAIETSQLLIGIGSATVVLVVLALAIIKFSVRLPIRAFFLTATVLIYYLVFRFLGESIHSLQVAGKLPGHTASSLPSISWLGMYPTWETFVPQVAVLIFMVWQLVRQEMRSSKQR
- a CDS encoding type III PLP-dependent enzyme → MDKKDEALLERFGEHPTPFYYYDGDALHAHVSSLLTRLHPAVRVHYALKANGNVALAGLLRSLGCGVEIASAGELFVAMEAGYAPEDVLYAGPGKTVAELSEAVACGIGCIHVESVRELRLLEDIAAQAGLFVRAAVRVNPDNDLSGSTIKMGGVPRPFGVDEGQLAHFFKVLEDCPHVYFQGIQVYTGTQMLKADQILASFANTLQLAERIQDQYGVAMHTVNLGGGFGVPYFTHEQPLDMGQVIDGLNTMAEQTRSRLPGVTLIIESGRYLVAQAGMYVCRALYTKESKGEKFVVADGGMNHYASAAFRGRRIRDNYPVRIMRGEGELPPEATLDLETVSIVGPLCTPEDCLVKKAQLPPIQEGDYIVIANAGAYGLSYSPVHFLGHATPAELLDFRGEVHVIREHGDRTDLLHHQRMLPLLEDIF
- a CDS encoding Gfo/Idh/MocA family protein — translated: MNTAAAAQEPAVRDIRFGLIGCSAIAPRALLDPIRYVTGARVTALANRTVAKAGDLADRFGVSVVYRHAEDMLIDPEIDAVYIALSNDLHAEWIGKALQAHKHVLVEKPLCLNTAELASLEAAVGQSSAHLLEGVMVQHHPWQRELRNIVDSGRYGRLRSIATSLCIPAKNGHAQNYRSRPEQGGGCFWDLGVYWLQFLQAVVGLEQAEFRSQSDFDGPNGCDWTFRAQARYPEGVEASALFSFERPYRCAHVLTFDSAVVTLQDCFRANLGFYKITLKTEITKDTMTDSKMKTVFEPMNYYVNQLDTFCNIIRGVAEPIPFHEAAERVRLLAAIHEAARSGQTIYAE